The following proteins are co-located in the Ailuropoda melanoleuca isolate Jingjing chromosome 13, ASM200744v2, whole genome shotgun sequence genome:
- the UNK gene encoding RING finger protein unkempt homolog isoform X3, with amino-acid sequence MACSVRGSKVAVSPALSLELQPCSWDRYLKEFRTEQCPLFVQHKCTQHRPYTCFHWHFVNQRRRRSIRRRDGTFNYSPDVYCTKYDEATGLCPEGDECPFLHRTTGDTERRYHLRYYKTGICIHETDSKGNCTKNGLHCAFAHGPHDLRSPVYDIRELQAMEALQNGQTTVEGSIEGQTAGAASHAMIEKILSEEPRWQETAYVLGNYKTEPCKKPPRLCRQGYACPYYHNSKDRRRSPRKHKYRSSPCPNVKHGDEWGDPGKCENGDACQYCHTRTEQQFHPEIYKSTKCNDMQQSGSCPRGPFCAFAHIEQPPLSDDLQPSSTVSSPTQPGPVLYMPSAAGDSVPVSPSSPHAPDLSALLCRNSNLGSPSNLCGSPPGSIRKPLNLEGIVFPGESGLAPGSYKKAPGFEREDQVGAEYLKNFKCQAKLKPHSLEPRSQEQPLLQPKQDMLGILPVGSPLTSSISSSITSSLAATPPSPAGTSSVPGMNANALPFYPTSDTVESVIESALDDLDLNEFGVAALEKTFDNSTVPHPGSITIGGSLLQSSAPVNIPGSLGSSASFHSASPSPPVSLSSHFLQQPQGHLSQSENTFLGTSASHGSLGLNGMNSSIWEHFASGSFSPGTSPAFLSGPGAAELARLRQELEEANGTIKQWEESWKQAKQACDAWKKEAEEAGERASAAGAECELAREQRDALEGQVKKLQEELERLHSGPDPQALPTFSDLEALSLSTLYSLQKQLRAHLEQVDKAVFHMQSVKCLKCQEQNRAVLPCQHAVLCELCAEGSECPVCQPSRAHTLQS; translated from the exons ATGGCATGTTCTGTAAGGGG TTCCAAAGTAGCAGTCTCCCCAGCCCTCAGCCTGGAgctccagccctgctcctgggACAG GTACCTGAAGGAATTCCGCACGGAGCAGTGTCCACTCTTTGTGCAACACAAATGCACTCAGCACCGGCCCTACACCTGCTTCCACTGGCACTTCGTGAACCAGCGACGTCGCCGGTCCATCCGCCGTCGGGACGGCACCTTCAACTACAGCCCCGACGTCTACTGCACCAAGTACGACGAGGCCACAGGCCTCTGTCCGGAGGGCGACGA GTGCCCATTCTTGCACAGGACCACAGGGGACACTGAGCGCAGGTACCACCTGCGCTACTACAAAACTGGAATCTGTATCCACGAGACAGACTCAAAAGGCAACTGCACCAAAAACGGCCTGCACTGCGCTTTTGCCCACGGGCCCCATGACCTCCGGTCCCCTGTCTACGACATCAG aGAGCTCCAGGCCATGGAGGCCTTGCAGAACGGCCAGACCACAGTAGAGGGCAGCATAGAGGGCCAGACGGCTGGGGCTGCGAGCCATGCCATGATAGAAAAAATCCTCAGTGAGGAGCCACGGTGGCAAG AGACTGCTTATGTGCTGGGGAACTATAAGACGGAGCCGTGCAAGAAGCCCCCGAGGTTGTGCCGCCAGGGTTATGCCTGTCCCTACTACCACAACAGCAAGGACCGGCGGCGGAGCCCCCGGAAACACAAATACAG GTCATCTCCGTGCCCGAACGTAAAACATGGGGACGAGTGGGGAGACCCTGGCAAGTGTGAGAATGGAGATGCCTGCCAGTACTGCCACACCCGCACGGAGCAGCAGTTCCACCCGGAG ATCTACAAATCCACCAAGTGCAACGACATGCAGCAGTCGGGCAGCTGTCCCCGAGGACCTTTCTGCGCCTTCGCCCACATAGAAC AGCCACCCCTCAGTGATGATTTACAACCTTCTTCAACTGTGTCGAGCCCCACTCAGCCGGGTCCCGTCTTGTACATGCCATCTGCTGCCGGAGACTCGGTGCCCGTGAGCCCCTCCAGCCCGCATGCCCCTGACCTCAGCGCT CTCCTCTGTAGAAACAGCAATCTAGGAAGCCCATCTAATCTCTGTGGCTCCCCCCCGGGCTCCATCAGGAAGCCCCTGAACCTGGAAGGCATTGTCTTCCCTGGGGAGTCGGGCCTCGCCCCTGGCAGCTATAAGAAGGCTCCTGGCTTTGAGAGGGAAGACCAGGTGGGAGCCGAGtacctgaaaaattttaaatgccag GCCAAGTTAAAACCCCACTCACTAGAGCCCAGGAGTCAAGAGCAGCCTTTGCTTCAGCCCAAACAG GACATGCTGGGCATCCTTCCCGTGGGCAGCCCCCTGACCTCAAGCATCTCTTCTAGTATCACCTCCAGCCTGGCAGCTACTCCCCCTAGCCCTGCCGGCACCAGCAGCGTCCCTGGCATGAATGCAAATGCTCTGCCCTTCTATCCCACCAGCGACACGGTAGAGTCAGTCATAG aGTCTGCCTTGGATGACCTGGACCTGAACGAGTTTGGGGTGGCCGCCCTAGAGAAGACTTTCGATAACAGCACTGTGCCCCACCCAGGCAGCATCACAATTG GCGGCAGTTTGCTGCAGAGCTCTGCACCCGTGAACATCCCTGGCTCCTTGGGCAGTTCCGCTTCCTTCCACTCAGCATCCCCGTCCCCTCCTGTCAGCCTCTCCTCACATTTCCTGCAGCAGCCCCAGGGCCACCTGAGCCAgtcagaaaacacatttttgggGACCTCAGCATCACACGGATCTTTGG GTCTGAACGGGATGAATAGCAGCATCTGGGAGCATTTTGCCTCTGGTAGCTTCTCCCCAGGCACTTCCCCTGCCTTCCTGTCAGGGCCAGGGGCCGCTGAGCTGGCCCGGCTACGGCAAGAGCTTGAAGAAGCCAACGGCACCATCAAGCAGTGGGAGGAGTCCTGGAAGCAGGCCAAGCAG GCTTGTGATGCctggaagaaggaggcagaggaggccGGTGAGCGGGCCAGCGCAGCAGGTGCCGAGTGCGAGCTGGCCCGGGAGCAGCGTGATGCACTGGAGGGGCAGGTTAAGAAGCTACAGGAAGAACTGGAGCGGCTGCACTCAGGCCCCGACCCACAGGCCTTGCCCACCTTCTCCGATCTGG
- the UNK gene encoding RING finger protein unkempt homolog isoform X5, producing MACSVRGYLKEFRTEQCPLFVQHKCTQHRPYTCFHWHFVNQRRRRSIRRRDGTFNYSPDVYCTKYDEATGLCPEGDECPFLHRTTGDTERRYHLRYYKTGICIHETDSKGNCTKNGLHCAFAHGPHDLRSPVYDIRELQAMEALQNGQTTVEGSIEGQTAGAASHAMIEKILSEEPRWQETAYVLGNYKTEPCKKPPRLCRQGYACPYYHNSKDRRRSPRKHKYRSSPCPNVKHGDEWGDPGKCENGDACQYCHTRTEQQFHPEIYKSTKCNDMQQSGSCPRGPFCAFAHIEQPPLSDDLQPSSTVSSPTQPGPVLYMPSAAGDSVPVSPSSPHAPDLSALLCRNSNLGSPSNLCGSPPGSIRKPLNLEGIVFPGESGLAPGSYKKAPGFEREDQVGAEYLKNFKCQAKLKPHSLEPRSQEQPLLQPKQDMLGILPVGSPLTSSISSSITSSLAATPPSPAGTSSVPGMNANALPFYPTSDTVESVIESALDDLDLNEFGVAALEKTFDNSTVPHPGSITIGGSLLQSSAPVNIPGSLGSSASFHSASPSPPVSLSSHFLQQPQGHLSQSENTFLGTSASHGSLGLNGMNSSIWEHFASGSFSPGTSPAFLSGPGAAELARLRQELEEANGTIKQWEESWKQAKQACDAWKKEAEEAGERASAAGAECELAREQRDALEGQVKKLQEELERLHSGPDPQALPTFSDLEALSLSTLYSLQKQLRAHLEQVDKAVFHMQSVKCLKCQEQNRAVLPCQHAVLCELCAEGSECPVCQPSRAHTLQS from the exons ATGGCATGTTCTGTAAGGGG GTACCTGAAGGAATTCCGCACGGAGCAGTGTCCACTCTTTGTGCAACACAAATGCACTCAGCACCGGCCCTACACCTGCTTCCACTGGCACTTCGTGAACCAGCGACGTCGCCGGTCCATCCGCCGTCGGGACGGCACCTTCAACTACAGCCCCGACGTCTACTGCACCAAGTACGACGAGGCCACAGGCCTCTGTCCGGAGGGCGACGA GTGCCCATTCTTGCACAGGACCACAGGGGACACTGAGCGCAGGTACCACCTGCGCTACTACAAAACTGGAATCTGTATCCACGAGACAGACTCAAAAGGCAACTGCACCAAAAACGGCCTGCACTGCGCTTTTGCCCACGGGCCCCATGACCTCCGGTCCCCTGTCTACGACATCAG aGAGCTCCAGGCCATGGAGGCCTTGCAGAACGGCCAGACCACAGTAGAGGGCAGCATAGAGGGCCAGACGGCTGGGGCTGCGAGCCATGCCATGATAGAAAAAATCCTCAGTGAGGAGCCACGGTGGCAAG AGACTGCTTATGTGCTGGGGAACTATAAGACGGAGCCGTGCAAGAAGCCCCCGAGGTTGTGCCGCCAGGGTTATGCCTGTCCCTACTACCACAACAGCAAGGACCGGCGGCGGAGCCCCCGGAAACACAAATACAG GTCATCTCCGTGCCCGAACGTAAAACATGGGGACGAGTGGGGAGACCCTGGCAAGTGTGAGAATGGAGATGCCTGCCAGTACTGCCACACCCGCACGGAGCAGCAGTTCCACCCGGAG ATCTACAAATCCACCAAGTGCAACGACATGCAGCAGTCGGGCAGCTGTCCCCGAGGACCTTTCTGCGCCTTCGCCCACATAGAAC AGCCACCCCTCAGTGATGATTTACAACCTTCTTCAACTGTGTCGAGCCCCACTCAGCCGGGTCCCGTCTTGTACATGCCATCTGCTGCCGGAGACTCGGTGCCCGTGAGCCCCTCCAGCCCGCATGCCCCTGACCTCAGCGCT CTCCTCTGTAGAAACAGCAATCTAGGAAGCCCATCTAATCTCTGTGGCTCCCCCCCGGGCTCCATCAGGAAGCCCCTGAACCTGGAAGGCATTGTCTTCCCTGGGGAGTCGGGCCTCGCCCCTGGCAGCTATAAGAAGGCTCCTGGCTTTGAGAGGGAAGACCAGGTGGGAGCCGAGtacctgaaaaattttaaatgccag GCCAAGTTAAAACCCCACTCACTAGAGCCCAGGAGTCAAGAGCAGCCTTTGCTTCAGCCCAAACAG GACATGCTGGGCATCCTTCCCGTGGGCAGCCCCCTGACCTCAAGCATCTCTTCTAGTATCACCTCCAGCCTGGCAGCTACTCCCCCTAGCCCTGCCGGCACCAGCAGCGTCCCTGGCATGAATGCAAATGCTCTGCCCTTCTATCCCACCAGCGACACGGTAGAGTCAGTCATAG aGTCTGCCTTGGATGACCTGGACCTGAACGAGTTTGGGGTGGCCGCCCTAGAGAAGACTTTCGATAACAGCACTGTGCCCCACCCAGGCAGCATCACAATTG GCGGCAGTTTGCTGCAGAGCTCTGCACCCGTGAACATCCCTGGCTCCTTGGGCAGTTCCGCTTCCTTCCACTCAGCATCCCCGTCCCCTCCTGTCAGCCTCTCCTCACATTTCCTGCAGCAGCCCCAGGGCCACCTGAGCCAgtcagaaaacacatttttgggGACCTCAGCATCACACGGATCTTTGG GTCTGAACGGGATGAATAGCAGCATCTGGGAGCATTTTGCCTCTGGTAGCTTCTCCCCAGGCACTTCCCCTGCCTTCCTGTCAGGGCCAGGGGCCGCTGAGCTGGCCCGGCTACGGCAAGAGCTTGAAGAAGCCAACGGCACCATCAAGCAGTGGGAGGAGTCCTGGAAGCAGGCCAAGCAG GCTTGTGATGCctggaagaaggaggcagaggaggccGGTGAGCGGGCCAGCGCAGCAGGTGCCGAGTGCGAGCTGGCCCGGGAGCAGCGTGATGCACTGGAGGGGCAGGTTAAGAAGCTACAGGAAGAACTGGAGCGGCTGCACTCAGGCCCCGACCCACAGGCCTTGCCCACCTTCTCCGATCTGG
- the UNK gene encoding RING finger protein unkempt homolog isoform X7, with product MYLKEFRTEQCPLFVQHKCTQHRPYTCFHWHFVNQRRRRSIRRRDGTFNYSPDVYCTKYDEATGLCPEGDECPFLHRTTGDTERRYHLRYYKTGICIHETDSKGNCTKNGLHCAFAHGPHDLRSPVYDIRELQAMEALQNGQTTVEGSIEGQTAGAASHAMIEKILSEEPRWQETAYVLGNYKTEPCKKPPRLCRQGYACPYYHNSKDRRRSPRKHKYRSSPCPNVKHGDEWGDPGKCENGDACQYCHTRTEQQFHPEIYKSTKCNDMQQSGSCPRGPFCAFAHIEQPPLSDDLQPSSTVSSPTQPGPVLYMPSAAGDSVPVSPSSPHAPDLSALLCRNSNLGSPSNLCGSPPGSIRKPLNLEGIVFPGESGLAPGSYKKAPGFEREDQVGAEYLKNFKCQAKLKPHSLEPRSQEQPLLQPKQDMLGILPVGSPLTSSISSSITSSLAATPPSPAGTSSVPGMNANALPFYPTSDTVESVIESALDDLDLNEFGVAALEKTFDNSTVPHPGSITIGGSLLQSSAPVNIPGSLGSSASFHSASPSPPVSLSSHFLQQPQGHLSQSENTFLGTSASHGSLGLNGMNSSIWEHFASGSFSPGTSPAFLSGPGAAELARLRQELEEANGTIKQWEESWKQAKQACDAWKKEAEEAGERASAAGAECELAREQRDALEGQVKKLQEELERLHSGPDPQALPTFSDLEALSLSTLYSLQKQLRAHLEQVDKAVFHMQSVKCLKCQEQNRAVLPCQHAVLCELCAEGSECPVCQPSRAHTLQS from the exons GTACCTGAAGGAATTCCGCACGGAGCAGTGTCCACTCTTTGTGCAACACAAATGCACTCAGCACCGGCCCTACACCTGCTTCCACTGGCACTTCGTGAACCAGCGACGTCGCCGGTCCATCCGCCGTCGGGACGGCACCTTCAACTACAGCCCCGACGTCTACTGCACCAAGTACGACGAGGCCACAGGCCTCTGTCCGGAGGGCGACGA GTGCCCATTCTTGCACAGGACCACAGGGGACACTGAGCGCAGGTACCACCTGCGCTACTACAAAACTGGAATCTGTATCCACGAGACAGACTCAAAAGGCAACTGCACCAAAAACGGCCTGCACTGCGCTTTTGCCCACGGGCCCCATGACCTCCGGTCCCCTGTCTACGACATCAG aGAGCTCCAGGCCATGGAGGCCTTGCAGAACGGCCAGACCACAGTAGAGGGCAGCATAGAGGGCCAGACGGCTGGGGCTGCGAGCCATGCCATGATAGAAAAAATCCTCAGTGAGGAGCCACGGTGGCAAG AGACTGCTTATGTGCTGGGGAACTATAAGACGGAGCCGTGCAAGAAGCCCCCGAGGTTGTGCCGCCAGGGTTATGCCTGTCCCTACTACCACAACAGCAAGGACCGGCGGCGGAGCCCCCGGAAACACAAATACAG GTCATCTCCGTGCCCGAACGTAAAACATGGGGACGAGTGGGGAGACCCTGGCAAGTGTGAGAATGGAGATGCCTGCCAGTACTGCCACACCCGCACGGAGCAGCAGTTCCACCCGGAG ATCTACAAATCCACCAAGTGCAACGACATGCAGCAGTCGGGCAGCTGTCCCCGAGGACCTTTCTGCGCCTTCGCCCACATAGAAC AGCCACCCCTCAGTGATGATTTACAACCTTCTTCAACTGTGTCGAGCCCCACTCAGCCGGGTCCCGTCTTGTACATGCCATCTGCTGCCGGAGACTCGGTGCCCGTGAGCCCCTCCAGCCCGCATGCCCCTGACCTCAGCGCT CTCCTCTGTAGAAACAGCAATCTAGGAAGCCCATCTAATCTCTGTGGCTCCCCCCCGGGCTCCATCAGGAAGCCCCTGAACCTGGAAGGCATTGTCTTCCCTGGGGAGTCGGGCCTCGCCCCTGGCAGCTATAAGAAGGCTCCTGGCTTTGAGAGGGAAGACCAGGTGGGAGCCGAGtacctgaaaaattttaaatgccag GCCAAGTTAAAACCCCACTCACTAGAGCCCAGGAGTCAAGAGCAGCCTTTGCTTCAGCCCAAACAG GACATGCTGGGCATCCTTCCCGTGGGCAGCCCCCTGACCTCAAGCATCTCTTCTAGTATCACCTCCAGCCTGGCAGCTACTCCCCCTAGCCCTGCCGGCACCAGCAGCGTCCCTGGCATGAATGCAAATGCTCTGCCCTTCTATCCCACCAGCGACACGGTAGAGTCAGTCATAG aGTCTGCCTTGGATGACCTGGACCTGAACGAGTTTGGGGTGGCCGCCCTAGAGAAGACTTTCGATAACAGCACTGTGCCCCACCCAGGCAGCATCACAATTG GCGGCAGTTTGCTGCAGAGCTCTGCACCCGTGAACATCCCTGGCTCCTTGGGCAGTTCCGCTTCCTTCCACTCAGCATCCCCGTCCCCTCCTGTCAGCCTCTCCTCACATTTCCTGCAGCAGCCCCAGGGCCACCTGAGCCAgtcagaaaacacatttttgggGACCTCAGCATCACACGGATCTTTGG GTCTGAACGGGATGAATAGCAGCATCTGGGAGCATTTTGCCTCTGGTAGCTTCTCCCCAGGCACTTCCCCTGCCTTCCTGTCAGGGCCAGGGGCCGCTGAGCTGGCCCGGCTACGGCAAGAGCTTGAAGAAGCCAACGGCACCATCAAGCAGTGGGAGGAGTCCTGGAAGCAGGCCAAGCAG GCTTGTGATGCctggaagaaggaggcagaggaggccGGTGAGCGGGCCAGCGCAGCAGGTGCCGAGTGCGAGCTGGCCCGGGAGCAGCGTGATGCACTGGAGGGGCAGGTTAAGAAGCTACAGGAAGAACTGGAGCGGCTGCACTCAGGCCCCGACCCACAGGCCTTGCCCACCTTCTCCGATCTGG